The segment TGGATACCTTGATGCCCCAGGCATCGGTTTGCGTGTCGAGCACTTTCTGGATATCGGCATTGAGCTGCTCGCGTTCGGCGAGCAGTTCGTCGAGCTCGTGCTTGCCGAGCACCGCGCGCAGCGTCGTTTGCGCGAGCTGACTGGTTGCTTCGAAAAAGCGGGCAACCTGGATGACGGCCCGCTCCGGATCGACGACGCGAAAATAAACGACGGCATTGACCTTGACGGACACGTTGTCGCGCGTAATGACGTCCTGCGGCGGCACGTCGAACACGACGGTGCGCAAATCCATCCGTACGGCTTGCTGAATGATCGGGACGATGAGCACGAGCCCGGGCCCCTTGACCTTCCAAAAGCGTCCGAGCATGAAGACGACGCCGCGCTCGTACTCGCGAAAAATGCGGATCGACGACGCCACGAGGATGATGGCGAAAAAAATGAGCAGGCTACTGAAGCCGAACGTAAAGCCGATCATGAAGTTCTCCTTTCATTGGCGCTCGGTGCTTGTTCCGGGCTGTGCGCGGGGCAGGGAGGATCGAGCGGCGCGACGGTCAGCGTAAGGCCACTGCGCGCGGTGACGCGTACGCGGCATCCGGGCGCAAGCGGTTGAGCACAGCGCACGCGCCAGCGTTCGCCTTGCACGCGGGCCCAGCCCGTCATTTCGGGCGCCGCGTCCTCCTGGGCCTGCAAGCCCTGGTCGATGATTTCGCCGGTGCTGCCGATCAGTGCCTGCGCGCCGGTGACGACGGGGCGCAGGCGGGCCTGCATGGCGAAGCGCGAGACGAAAAGGACCAAAACGAGGCCTGTGGTGGCGAGCGCGGCGATGACGGGCCAGGGTATGCCGTAGCCGGGCACGTCGGTATCGATGAGCATGACGGCGCCCGCCGCGAAGGCGACGATACCGCCGAAGCCCAGGGAGCCGAAGGTCGGCAGGAACGCTTCGGCGACCAGAAAAGCAAGTCCGAGAAAGATCAGGGCGAGCCCCGTATAACTTATCGGCAGTAGTTGCAGCGCAAAGAGCCCGAGCAGCAGTGAAATGGCGCCGGCCACGCCCGGCAGTACGAAGCCCGGGTTGGCGAACTCGAAGAAAAGCCCGTACACGCCGATCGTGAGCAGGATAAGCGCGACGTTCGGATCGGTGATGACGGCGAGCGCGCGCGTGCGCCAATCGGGCTCGAGCGTGACGATGGGGGCATGCGCGGTGGCCAGTTGCCTCGCACCGGCCGCGGTCTCGACACGCCGGCCATCGAGTTTGCGCAGCAGCTCCGCGGTATCGCTCGCCATCAAGTCGATCACATGCTGCTCGAGGGCCTCGTTTGCCGGCAAACTTACGGCCTCGCGGACGGCGCGCTCGGCCCAGGCAGGGTTGCGCCCGCGCATCTGAGCGAGGCTGCGGATATAGGCTGAGGCGTCGCCGATCCGTTTTCTTGCCTCGGTGGACTGCGTATCGGACGCACGGGGTTCCGAGGCCTTTTCGGTAGCGTCGCCGCTGCCGGGCGTTCTGCCCCCGCCGCCGATCTCGATCGGCGTGGCGGCGCCGAGGTTCGTGCCGGGCGCCATGGCGGCGATGTGCGCGGCATAGACGATATAGGTGCCAGCGCTGGCGGCGCGTGCCCCGCTGGGCGCAACGAAGGCTGCGACGGGCACGGGCGACGCGAGAATCGCCTTGATGATCTGTCGCATCGACGTATCCAGCCCACCGGGCGTGTCGAGTTCGATGACGACGAGCGCCGCTTCCTGGTGGGCGGCGCGCGTGAGGCCACGCGTGATGAAATCGGCCGAAGCGGGGCTGATCGCGCCGGAGACACGGATGACGATTGCTTCGTTTGCCGCGGCGGCGTCGGGGAGGGCAGCCGCCAACGAGGCAAGCCCGGCGAGCAACAACGCTGCGCCGACGAGGCGTGCCACCGGCGCCCAGGCGCGGCGGGCATGCGGCACGCGACCGGATGCGCGCGCGCCAAGAGGGGAGTGGCGGGTTTCCATCGTTTTTCGATCCAGCGCATCGGTGCGCCGCCGCCGGCGGCAACAGGCCGCCCTGACGTCTAAAGCTTAGGACGATTCCGCCGCGACGGGTAACGGTGGGTGGGCGACCGCCCCCTATTTCGATGATATCCCGCGCGCGTCGCATTCGTGTATGCCTGCGCCCGCCCGCCTCCCACGGTTATCGTGCCAAACCGTTGTCCGGGAGATAATGGGCCAAAAGCATCGATCTGCTTCTCACGGCATTCGGCCCGGGGGCTGCCCGCCGGAGATGCGGTATGTCCCTACAGGGTACCTGGGCGCATGAGCGCACGAACCGGCGCTCTAGCGCTGAGCGATTCGTACGTCATATCCGGCATCGTAGAAAGCAACGAGGAATTCCTCTGCAAAGAGCCAGGAGTCGACTTCGACGGTGTTCGTGCACGCGTCCGTGACGACCTTTGCATCAGGGTCGACAGAAATGATGGCGCTCCGGATTTTCGGAGCGTCATGGTCGGATAGGTTTTCCAGGATCCTGAACTTCATCTTTCCACCGGTTTGGTTGGATATCGTGGATGCGGACTGTCCGTATTCAGCAACGACCGTGAATCGGCGCGCCTATTGCCCGCGCCAGCCGCGTTTCTCACGTTACCGCGGGGAAGCGGGACGATATTGCTCTGGATCAAGTCGGCGATATATGTATCACAATATGATATATAGCGGATCGCGCCTGCGGCTGCGACGAGTGCCGCGGCGAGTGCTGCCGCGAGAAGCAGCGACGCAGCCGTGGGCGTGGCTACGGGCGGAACCGAGCGTTGTGGTCAAAGAGAGAAGAGTATGGATGCGAAGCGAAAGAGCGACTGGGACCCCCGATCGGAGGAGGTGCGGCGCGACCAGGTGGCCGTCTACGACGAGATGCGGGGCCGCTGCCCTGTCGCGCACAGCGAATATTTGCATTGGTCGCTGTTTCGGCACGAGGACGTCATGCGCGTGCTCAATGAACCGGAAACGTTCAGCAGTGCGGTATCGCACCACCTGTCCGTGCCGAACGGCATGGATCCGCCCGAACACGCGCAATACCGCGAGATCATCGAGCCGTACTTCGATCCCGAGCGAATGGCCGCCTTCGAGCCGAAGTGCCGGAGTATTGCTGCGAGCCTGGTCGATGCCTTGCCGCGGCACGGTGAGGTGGAGTTTATGGCCGGATTCGCCGAGGCGTTTGCAATGCGAATCCAATGCGCCTTTCTCGGCTGGCCTGGGCAATTGCATGTTCCGCTGCGCGAGTGGGTTCGCCGGAATCATGCTGCCACGCTCTCGGGCGACAAGCGCGCAATGGGTAGCGTCGCCGTCCAGTTCGACGGTTATATCAGCGCGCTGCTCACGGAGCGCCGCCGGCTCGGTTGCGATGCTCCCGAGGACATCACGACGAGTCTGATGCGAGCGCACATAGGCGGGCGGCCGCTGAGCGACCCGGAGATCGTCAGCATTTTGCGAAACTGGACGGTAGGGGAACTGGGTACGATAGCGGCCTGCGTCGGCATCCTCGCGCAGTACCTGGCCGTACGCCCGGACGTGCAGGAACAGGTCCGCGCGCACAGCGCATTGCTGCCCGCGGCTATCGACGAGATACTGCGCATCCGTCCGCCGCTTATCGCGAACCGCCGCGTTGCGGCCAAGGCCGTGAATATCGGTGGACGCAACATCGAGGCCGGAGAGCGAATCACACTGATATGGGCGTCCGCGGATCGCGATGAGGCGGCCTTTGGCAACTCCGATGAGTTCCGGCTCGACCGCGATCCGGATAAGAACCTGTTATACGGTGCGGGCATTCATGCGTGTCCGGGCGCACCGCTCGCCCGGCTCGAGTTGCGTGTGGTGATGGAAGAACTGTTGGCGAAAACCACGCGGCTTGCGCTTGTATCGGATAGCCCGTCTGTGTGAATGCGGTGTACCCGGCCGCTGGCTATTCGGTCTTGCCGCTATGGATCGAGTAGGCAGGGCGAACATCGATTGATTGGAACGGCTTCGCTTGCCTCAGCTCGGACATGAACCCGCGAAGGTCTGGCGGGCCAATGGTGGCGTCGAGCCGGATCGGCGGGGGCGGGCCGACCATATCGGCGGACGAGGCACATTCCGTCGGGCAGACGGGCGCGATACCCGCCCGCTGCCGCTGTGCTTGCCCCGGTTCAAAAGATCGATCGCCCGGAATAAGTCGTCAGCCACTCTAATGCCAGCGTGCCGGCGAGGGAATTGCCGTTTGCGTCGAGCCCGGGCGACCAGACGCATACGGCCATCTCCCCAGGCAGCACGGCCACGATTCCGCCGCCCACGCCGCTCTTGGCGGGCAACCCCACGCGATAGACGAAGTCGCCCGCGGCATCGTAGGTGCCGCAGGTCAACATGAGCGCGGAGAGGCGTTTGGCCGAGCTTGGATCGAGCACGCGCTCGTTCGTAGCGGGCGCAATCCCGCTGTTCGCGAGAAAGAGGGCCGCGCGCGCGAGTTCGACGCAGTTCATTTCGATCGCGCACTGACGGCAATACGCATCGACGACCGACTCCGGCGGCATGTGCAGATTGCCGAAGCTCGCGATGAAATGAGCCATGGCGCGATTTCGTTCGGCATGCAGAAGCTCGGACTGCGCAACGCGCGAATCGTAATCGACGTCTGCGGCGCCGCTCAGGCGGCGCACGAACTGAACGAGCGCGGTTTCGGCGCGCACGAAGCGGCGGCAGAGCACGTCGGTGACGACTAGTGCGCCGGCGTTGATGAATGGATTGCGCGGCAGACCGCGCTCGGTTTCGAGCTGCACGAGCGAGTTGAATGCCGTCCCCGATGGTTCGCGACCGACCCGTTGCCAGAGGGCGTCGCCGAGCAGTTGGAAGGCGAGCGTGCACGCGAACAGTTTCGAGATGCTTTGGATCGAGAAGCGTTCGTCGGCGTCGCCGACGCGATACACGTCGCCGGCGAGTGTGACGATGGCCATGCCGAAGCTGTCGGCAGGCACTTTTGCCAGTTCGGGAATGTAGTTCGCCACGCGCCCAATGGAACGCCATGGCGTGATGTCGTTATAGATCTGGTCGAGAATGGGTTGGTAGTTCATACGCAAAGGTGCAGCGATGGCGTTCGGGGCCGTCCGGCTACCTAACTGTCTGTTTGTCGTCTGTTTGTCTATAGGCCGCTATGTATACGCCTCTAAGGTTGGGCGGATGCCGGCGGCGGAGCCCGTATGGAACAGGCAGCGGCGCCGGCCGTCAAGCGTTGCGACGTGGGTTGCGAATGCCGGCCCGCAAGATTCGGAATACGTGGCGTCGAGCGACGCGAGGGTACTTGCGCTCTTCGAGGAAGGCGCCTAGAATCACGCCCTTTCCGCGCTACCGAAAGCGGCGGCGCGGGGGAAGCGAAGGGTTGTAGCGATGGAGTGGCGAGGCGTTGTGCGAGGTTTGTGCGCGGTAAGTGGAAGGGCGCAACGCAACGGCCGAGTCGATGGGTGAAGCGAGCAGCGATGCAAAAAACCTGTTGACGAAAAGCGAAACGCTCTGCATAATCTCGCTTCTCTGCTGCTGATGCAGCAACGCAAGACGGGCGGTACGGAAGGTAGGTACTGCGGTGTTGAGCGACGTGATCTTTAACAATTCACAGCCGATAAGTGTGGGTACTTGATGGCGAGCGCAGTCGAATCCTTCGGGGTTCGATGAAGCGAAAGTATCAAGTCTCACGCTGTATTGAGAGTAAGGTTTGTCCGTCGAGAGATGGATGAATCCTGTCAGTACGTTGAGTGAGCGACCGACTCGAGAGAGTCGAAAACAGTAACAGGTATTGAACTGAAGAGTTTGATCCTGGCTCAGATTGAACGCTGGCGGCATGCTTTACACATGCAAGTCGAACGGCAGCACGGGGGCAACCCTGGTGGCGAGTGGCGAACGGGTGAGTAATACATCGGAACGTGTCCTGGAGTGGGGGATAGCCCGGCGAAAGCCGGATTAATACCGCATACGCTCGGGAGAGGAAAGCGGGGGGCCTTCGGGCCTCGCGCTCAAGGGGCGGCCGATGGCGGATTAGCTAGTTGGTGGGGTAAAGGCCTACCAAGGCGACGATCCGTAGCTGGTCTGAGAGGACGACCAGCCACA is part of the Trinickia caryophylli genome and harbors:
- a CDS encoding NfeD family protein is translated as METRHSPLGARASGRVPHARRAWAPVARLVGAALLLAGLASLAAALPDAAAANEAIVIRVSGAISPASADFITRGLTRAAHQEAALVVIELDTPGGLDTSMRQIIKAILASPVPVAAFVAPSGARAASAGTYIVYAAHIAAMAPGTNLGAATPIEIGGGGRTPGSGDATEKASEPRASDTQSTEARKRIGDASAYIRSLAQMRGRNPAWAERAVREAVSLPANEALEQHVIDLMASDTAELLRKLDGRRVETAAGARQLATAHAPIVTLEPDWRTRALAVITDPNVALILLTIGVYGLFFEFANPGFVLPGVAGAISLLLGLFALQLLPISYTGLALIFLGLAFLVAEAFLPTFGSLGFGGIVAFAAGAVMLIDTDVPGYGIPWPVIAALATTGLVLVLFVSRFAMQARLRPVVTGAQALIGSTGEIIDQGLQAQEDAAPEMTGWARVQGERWRVRCAQPLAPGCRVRVTARSGLTLTVAPLDPPCPAHSPEQAPSANERRTS
- a CDS encoding cytochrome P450, whose translation is MDAKRKSDWDPRSEEVRRDQVAVYDEMRGRCPVAHSEYLHWSLFRHEDVMRVLNEPETFSSAVSHHLSVPNGMDPPEHAQYREIIEPYFDPERMAAFEPKCRSIAASLVDALPRHGEVEFMAGFAEAFAMRIQCAFLGWPGQLHVPLREWVRRNHAATLSGDKRAMGSVAVQFDGYISALLTERRRLGCDAPEDITTSLMRAHIGGRPLSDPEIVSILRNWTVGELGTIAACVGILAQYLAVRPDVQEQVRAHSALLPAAIDEILRIRPPLIANRRVAAKAVNIGGRNIEAGERITLIWASADRDEAAFGNSDEFRLDRDPDKNLLYGAGIHACPGAPLARLELRVVMEELLAKTTRLALVSDSPSV
- a CDS encoding slipin family protein, which produces MIGFTFGFSSLLIFFAIILVASSIRIFREYERGVVFMLGRFWKVKGPGLVLIVPIIQQAVRMDLRTVVFDVPPQDVITRDNVSVKVNAVVYFRVVDPERAVIQVARFFEATSQLAQTTLRAVLGKHELDELLAEREQLNADIQKVLDTQTDAWGIKVSNVEIKHVDINESMIRAIARQAEAERERRAKVIHADGELQASQKLLEAAQTLARQPQAMQLRYLQTLTTIAADKNSTIVFPLPIDVLDALLHRR
- a CDS encoding glutaminase, producing MNYQPILDQIYNDITPWRSIGRVANYIPELAKVPADSFGMAIVTLAGDVYRVGDADERFSIQSISKLFACTLAFQLLGDALWQRVGREPSGTAFNSLVQLETERGLPRNPFINAGALVVTDVLCRRFVRAETALVQFVRRLSGAADVDYDSRVAQSELLHAERNRAMAHFIASFGNLHMPPESVVDAYCRQCAIEMNCVELARAALFLANSGIAPATNERVLDPSSAKRLSALMLTCGTYDAAGDFVYRVGLPAKSGVGGGIVAVLPGEMAVCVWSPGLDANGNSLAGTLALEWLTTYSGRSIF